Proteins from one Penicillium digitatum chromosome 2, complete sequence genomic window:
- a CDS encoding Fatty acid hydroxylase, with product MDVFLDILDTLVFDRCYAFLSPDPAATFSNETLPAANLNRHVKVYYPMQPSKWAEASLWKRDDMARQALSLYAITWLFAMIMYLLGSLLLYHTLFDKRLLKHPRFLPDQIKLEIYQGISAIPVMALLTVPFFIAEIRGWSKLYDFTSESPFFGYTLLQYPLFICFTDSGIYWIHRGLHHPFFYRWLHKPHHKWAVPTPFASYAFHPLDGWSQSLPYHVYPLIFPLQKGAYLGLFIFVTVWTVLIHDAEYMPGSEIINGASCHTMHHLHFNYNYGQFTTAWDRLGGTYRRPKGDNFMESQDKTGNEKLTNKRD from the exons CTCGCCCGACCCAGCAGCAACTTTCAGCAATGAAACTTTACCCGCTGCCAATTTGAATCGACATGTCAAGGTTTATTACCCCATGCAGCCCTCAAAATGGGCCGAGGCAAGCCTTTGGAAGAGAGATGACATGGCCAGACAAGCATTGTCGTTGTATGCGATCACATG GCTTTTCGCAATGATCATGTACCTCCTCGGTAGCCTGCTACTATACCACACTTTATTCGACAAAAGGCTGCTCAAGCACCCGCGATTCCTCCCAGACCAGATCAAACTCGAGATCTACCAAGGAATCTCTGCAATTCCAGTAATGGCTCTCCTCACCGTCCCCTTTTTCATAGCCGAGATCCGAGGATGGTCAAAGCTATATGATTTCACCAGCGAGTCCCCGTTCTTCGGATACACCTTGCTGCAATATCCATTGTTCATTTGCTTCACAGATAGCGGGATTTATTGGATCCATCGTGGCCTGCATCACCCTTTCTTTTACCGCTGGCTTCACAAACCACACCATAAATGGGCAGTACCGACGCCGTTCGCCAGTTATGCGTTTCATCCGTTGGATGGATGGTCGCAGAGTCTGCCCTACCATGTCTACCCGTTGATTTTTCCGCTGCAGAAAGGTGCATACTTGGGGCTGTTCATCTTCGTTACCGTTTGGACAGTGCTGATCC ATGATGCCGAGTACATGCCAGGATCGGAGATTATTAACGGCGCTTCTTGTCATACGATGCATCACCTGCACTTCAACTATAATTATGGGCAGTTTACAACAGCGTGGGATCGTCTCGGAGGAACATACCGAAGACCTAAGGGGGATAACTTTATGGAAAGCCAGGATAAAACCGGGAACGAGAAACTTACAAACAAGCGTGATTGA
- a CDS encoding Fungal transcriptional regulatory protein, N-terminal, producing MKRPIHSSSLPAALYARKHFLSQRSHEDMSKPVPKNSTSLRLLQPNRAGKGIPVSYASLPKHLATGSYHALAVVPLDDNALSSPKRHLPGIPVALQLAIGETAKCSVRRNLETLNSHIEDALVPTDPMSAFGSDFQLTNLPFQIPSTLPSFTDDYLLQFNLDTLFPSKLSNQLSEIMTELVDTSKSMGLGSTGTLSALDFMELSTLLGVSNISASISAFFHSLHWHLPVVHFPTFDPGNVSNPLLLSIFLSGATYTIPLDGGALPSSLFDVAEEYIFRKIAELSTLASPKEQSQLLSTVQLLQSALIIEMLQFGQDNMQTRRRIRIVRHPCLVSTIRSLGIFQLKRGTAPTVCDENTWKKLVAEEVCIRIACWVFLADGFLTVCFKNHPSISVFEMDCHFPWSAGLWEAESASSFSRIAMSHSTELPLPPFKDVITQLLETTANNGPITWGLSVSVEHLLILIYAINSLAFQARAGLLRYLSLDKIRCASDNWKRIWDSVIGLLNKDQFLHLGYPKHAQELWWLLNATLDASSRDDVSLSYMDNTATDDLGNLNEFIQWCHQSAP from the exons ATGAAGCGACCC ATACACAGCAGCTCACTTCCAGCTGCCCTTTATGCAAGAAAGCATTTCTTAAGCC AGAGGTCACACGAAGACATGTCAAAACCTGTGCCAAAAAATTCAACCAGCCTGCGCCTCCTGCAGCCAAACCGGGCAGGAAAAGGCATTCCTGTGAGCTATGCTTCTTTGCCAAAGCATCTTGCGACAGGAAGTTACCATGCTCTCGCTGTCGTTCCCTTGGACGACAATGCACTTTCGTCACCCAAGAGACACCTTCCCGGGATTCCAGTTGCACTGCA GCTGGCAATTGGGGAGACCGCAAAATGTTCTGTTCGACGAAACCTTGAAACACTCAATTCCCATATCGAAGATGCCCTCGTTCCCACTGATCCTATGTCGGCTTTTGGTAGTGATTTTCAACTCACAAATCTCCCTTTCCAAATACCATCGACTCTGCCCTCTTTCACAGATGATTATCTACTTCAGTTCAACCTTGATACACTCTTCCCTTCAAAGCTTTCCAACCAACTGTCCGAGATCATGACAGAATTGGTCGATACTTCAAAGTCGATGGGTCTCGGGAGCACAGGAACGCTAAGTGCGCTTGATTTTATGGAACTTTCTACCCTCTTAGGGGTTTCCAACATCTCTGCTTCTATCTCTGCGTTCTTCCATTCCCTGCACTGGCACTTACCCGTGGTGCATTTTCCAACCTTCGACCCAGGAAATGTCTCCAATCCTCTTTTACTCTCGATTTTCTTATCCGGTGCCACATACACTATTCCATTGGATGGAGGAGCCCTGCCATCCAGTCTCTTCGACGTCGCAGAAGAGTACATATTTCGGAAAATTGCGGAGCTATCAACACTCGCTTCACCAAAAGAACAATCCCAACTTTTATCAACTGTTCAGCTACTACAAAGTGCCCTTATTATCGAGATGCTTCAATTTGGACAAGACAATATGCAAACAAGACGTCGCATTCGCATCGTCCGACATCCATGTTTGGTATCCACCATACGGTCCTTGGGGATTTTCCAGCTCAAGCGAGGAACAGCTCCAACGGTTTGTGATGAGAATACTTGGAAAAAACTGGTGGCAGAGGAAGTGTGTATACG TATCGCCTGTTGGGTCTTTCTAGCGGATGGTTTCCTTACAGTCTGCTTCAAAAACCACCCATCAATATCGGTCTTTGAGATGGactgtcattttccttgGAGTGCCGGGTTATGGGAAGCCGAAAGCGCGTCTTCCTTTAGCAGAATTGCCATGTCGCACTCGACAGAGCTCCCGCTTCCTCCCTTCAAGGATGTCATCACGCAGTTGCTCGAAACCACTGCAAATAATGGCCCAATAACATGGGGTCTTTCGGTATCCGTGGAACATCTCTTGATCCTGATTTATG CTATTAACTCTCTCGCATTCCAAGCGAGAGCGGGCTTATTAAGATACCTATCGCTCGATAAAATACGCTGTGCGTCTGATAATTGGAAGCGCATTTGGGATTCTGTCATCGGTCTCTTGAATAAGGATCAATTCCTTCACCTCGGGTATCCAAAACACGCTCAAGAACTTTGGTGGTTGTTGAATGCCACGCTAGATGCTTCCAGCAGAGATGATGTCAGCCTTAGTTATATGGACAACACTGCTACTGATGATTTGGGGAATTTGAATGAATTTATTCAATGGTGTCACCAAAGCGCGCCATAG